One Lepus europaeus isolate LE1 chromosome 4, mLepTim1.pri, whole genome shotgun sequence genomic window, TGAGGTAATGCCTTATCTACTTTATAAAGCCACAAAGACTAGAAAGGAACATAGGAAAAGTGTCTAGGGTGGAGTTTCAGGTCCATCTGACTGGACTTGGCCCATATAAGTGCCATAGTTGAATTAcagctttttaaataagagtTACAGTATTAGCATCCATTTATGGAAGGCTTAATATATGCCAGATAAACTAAGTATTTTACAAAGCAGAGGAGATAGTCATGCCAGGTCTAGTAGCTAAGTATTCCATGCTGACCTCTCAAGAAAATGACCTTATGCTTTGTTTTATTCCAGTCAAAGAAACAAAagccaagaggaagaggaagctaaTTGTTGACAGTGTCAAAGAGTTGGATAGCAAAACAATTAGAGCCCAACTTAGTGATTACTCTGACATTGTTACGACTCTGGACTTGGCACCACCCACCAAGAAGTTGATGATGTGGAAAGAGACAGGAGGAGTAGAAAAACTTTTTTCTCTACCTGCTCAGCCTCTGTGGAATAACAGACTACTAAAGGTAGTAGAGTttgcagaattatttttatttcaaatacattttagcaCTTAGAAAAAATCTCAAACTTTTAACTACACACAAATTTATACACATTCATGGgctacaatgtgatgttttgatacatgtacagGTAGTGTAATCTAGTCAGGGTAAAAATTCCtgtttcctcaaatatttatcattcttttatgatgaaaacattcaaaatcctttcttctagtgttgttttcatatttagaaaaatgaatgatACATATCCttatttgtatttactttttcttccccccagaaaccttttatttaaggtatacaaacttcatgcatttcataaatacaaatttaggaacacagtgatttcttaccatcctgccctccctcttccattcccattcttactttttttacCAAGGTctgtatacacataagattaactctatactaagtaaagagttcaacatatagtaaggaaaaaaaataaacttcctcAAAAGTTGAGACAAGAGCTATTCAGAATcctcgcatctcaaagtgtcagtttcacttctgtagataACCATTTAGGtactgttagttaccacagatcagggagaacttcTTAATCCTACCAAACTAATTTAGTGCATATTCCCCACCTCTCCTTTGCCCTTGTTCTCTGCAttctctggtaaccaccattatactcAACTTTCATGAGCTTACCCAGTATtggtctttctgtgcttggcttattttatttaaaatgacttCTGGTTCTTCTGTATTGTTGCAGATCACAAGATTTTGTCATTTTTCATGCCTGAGTAgtatatgtactttttttttaatccattcaacacatgatggacacttaggttattTCCTGAATCATTTTTGATCAAGCGTTTGTCAACTATGTGATACCTTTCTTACAGTATGCTGAGTATATAACCTCATCTAAAATATGGTGGTGACACCTACATGTTTAATAGTTAATTATAGGAGAGTGAAGAACTAATATATTAACTTAATGTATACTGTGCTTCAAATCTGTATTTTTTGAGGTTTTCTACTTTTCCTGAAAGAAAATCGTTTTGACTTGATGAgaatctccaccaccaccacccccccataGGCCCTGTGAAAGTCCTTAGGATATTCTTTGATTCAGTAGACTCACTAGAAATTTTTGTtagaaattaattcaaaatggggGGAAACCACTTGTGTAGATatgttgatgatattttatctacagATAGAGTAATGAGAACCCTAAAATTCTAAGAAAGTTGAGCCACATTTCATGTGtgatatatacacaaacacattctTGGTAGAATATTATGTAtccattaaaaatatgttaaatagtACTTAAGGCTAccatatattaaatgaaaaaaaagcataGTATAAGACTGGTTTGATGCCAAGTTCGGTTGAATACTAAGTTTGTAATATGAAGATAAACTGCttacaaattaaaaatcttagtagagataatgaataaaaatttattttcagcttttctaaAATTGCTgcatttagaatttaaaaacctGTATTAGAAATCAGTTTAAGATGGGATTAAGAGTGACGATAAGATGTAAAGTTAAAATCTTACTAAGTTATGTATGCTGTACAATGATTACAATTCTTAATGAAAGCTCAATGTCAATGGTGTTTTCATTTACTGTAGATAATGTTATATTTGATTTGTCTTATTTATATAGCTCTTTACACGTTGTCTTACACCACTTGTACCAGAAGACCTTaggaaaaggaggaaaggaggagaggcGGATAATTTGGATGAGTTCCTCAAAGAATTTGAAAATCCAGAGGTTCCTAGAGAGGACCAGCAGCAGCAACATCAGCAGCGTGATGTTATAGGTTGGTTCTGTTTGAATAGTTCCATGTTGCAATTTAAATATTTGACTTAAAGTTTACCTTTATATTGCTAAAGTAAAAAGTCAAGATGAAAGagtatacttaaaatttttggGCAGGGACATGCATTGGATCCGattaatttgtctttttaagtTCATGGGTAGTGTGTATTAACAGGACACTGAAGTGTGTATTTCGAAATTTTATGTGCCAGATTTTTTAAATCCCCTCATAAGAAAGCTTACTGTCTTTGGAAAGACTTGAGGTTCAGGACTGAGTGATAATTTACTAAAGGATCATGCTACATTCGACTTTACTTTTAAGACCCTTGCTACCTTTTAGGTTTTGTATAAATTGAGTCATCTTTGTCAACCTAAAATTGAGGCTGCCTTTCTTCATTAGAGAAAGGACCTATGTGTTAGTGTATTCTAAAAGTAAATGCTTACAACATAGTGTTCAAAATTATATAACTGAAGTCTCCTCTTCAAATTGCAGATGAACCCATTATGGAAGAGCCAAGCCGCCTCCAGGAATCAATGGAGACCAGCAGAACAAATGTGGACGAGTCAgccatgcccccacccccacctcagggAGTTAAGCGGAAAGCTGGACAAGTAGACCCAGAGCCTGTGGTACCTGTAAGTAAGCAAGTGCATGCATCAAGCTATGCAGTCAATAGCAGGTAGTCTTTAAGGAGCCTTTTGAAGTGTGGTGGTTTAGGCAGAAAATGGGTCCAGAATAAAGGCAACTTAGGatacaaacacagttgctgtaaGTGGGAGATATTCTAGGAGTCCGCAGTTTGTCTTTGAATAGTCTTTGGTGATCAAAGTGAGCAACTTTAGCTAATGTATAATCCTTGAGTCCAATTTGGTTCTGCTTTATTCTTAGCAAATATTCCTGCATATCTAATATGAGACAATTTTAGGTAATTTTATTAATAATCTGCTAAAAAAAAGTAACACTGTGTGGCTACTTCACTTTGGCTGACATTAAGTTCAGCTAGGATAGGAAAACTAATACAGGGAAGTAGTTGGGTTTGTTTTGTGGCTTCCAATTGAATAAATTTGAGCAAAGGGAGGCTTTGGGTAACCTTTGGTGCCTCCAAGAGATGACAATAGAATAGTTTTTGCACATTTTAAGAACTAGTTCTCTATGCCCTCTTGTGGTAAGGAGTTGTCAGTGGGAACATTTTTCTGTGTGAGCTCAGGAATGGGAACAGGTACGCAGAGTAGGTGACTCAAATACCACTTTCctggtcatttcttttcttttttttttttttttacattttctagaactttttttttttaattaaacttttatttaatgaatataaattaccaaagtacagcttatggcttacaatggcttccccctcccaaaacttccctcccacccacaaccctcccctttcccgctccctctccccttccaatcacatcatgattcattttcaattctctttatatacaaaagatcagtttagtatatattaggtaacgatttcaacagtttgcccccatatagcagcacaaagtgaaaaaaaaaatactgttggagtactagttatagcattaaataagagtgtacagcacattaaagacagagatcctacataatatttttttaaaaaattaattaattttctatgccatttccaatttaacaccaggttgtttttttttttttcatttccaattatctttatatacagaagatcgattcagtatataattagtaaagatctcaagagtttgtacccacacagaaacacaaagtgtaaaaatctcttttttactttttcatgttCCAAACCACATATACTAAGCCTAAGAGAAAGGAAATGCAGGAGACAGCCCAGAGAGTCTCATTCTAATAATAAAGAGTTCCATGACTTTTATTAAGAGTCAAAGCTTATGATTTTAACTTACAGTCTAATAAGATAGTTTTATGTAGTAACAGTTTATAGTCCTGGGCTAAAGACCATTTTTAATTttgccaatttttttaaatgctactaGAGAGAATTCTTTTTGTGTTTGTAGAATTCTCACATAGACCTATTCAGTACTTAATTCCtaaaagatacaaaaatgagACACTTATCTTTTAGGGTAAAGTAATCAttaatttctttgtaaattacctCGGTATTACAgctttacaataaaataaagagatgTACTAGGGGCAGAAGGGCACTGTAACTccagtatttctttccttctaccaaACTTCAGCGAACtgtgtattttcatatttaaaaaacattgccCTTTTTTCTTACTTGAAGCCTCAGCAGGTAGAGCAGATGGAAATACCACCTGTGGAGCTTCCCCCTGAAGAACCTCCAAATATCTGTCAGCTAATCCCTGAGTTAGAACTTCTGCccgagaaggagaaggagaaagaaaaagagaaagaagatgatGAAGAAGAGGAGGTAATGAGATACGGATTAGATAAAATCTCATTTCAGATTTCGCTAACATCTTCAGCGAGTCTTCAGCGAAGATTTCATATTAGAGGTTAATAAATATTGAGCATCAAAGTGTTTAAATCCAAGCCAGATTTAACCAAATTTTTAGCAGTATAGCTAATCAGTAAACATCAGTTTTCTGCTGTGTTATGTAACTCATTGAATTCCTGTGGCCTTGTAAAGGAACTATACTGATTTCTAGCTTTATCAGAGATCAATGGTTAACTTTTACTGCTGTGAGGATTCTCTGCCTCTAGCATAACCTCTTCTCtggattttgtttctgtttttattttaaacttgagTAATAACATGACTAGCTTAAAAATGACTGAGGGAAGGCTTGTGCTTTGGGAATCAGATTTCTTTTTCAGTATACCAGAATAGCAATCACctacatatattgaaataaaaagcACTCTCAGTGGCACAGTTTCCATTCTCATATAAATTCCTTAATGAGCCAGGAATGAAAAGCTGCAATGACTGGCAGCAATCTGTGGACTACATATATCCTTCTAAACCAATGTAGAATCATACATTTAGGCAAATGTTTTCTGCAAAAGATAATGTTGCTTAAATATTAATAGTAAGCAAAGGAGTTTTGTGACCTTTTTGGGGGGCTCATTTTCATTCAGGATGAAGATGCTTTGGGCGGTGATCAGGATCAGGAAGAAAGAAGGTGGAACAAAAGGACCCAACAGATGCTCCATGGCCTTCAGGTATGTCAGTGTCATCTTCGTTCCTTCAAAGAGAAGTTAAGGTGTTATCACCAGAAACCCTACCtttatgaagtttttaaaaagacattttaattaaGTAAACTATTTTAGGCCAGCATCTAGAATATTTTTCCTGTGTTTATCCTGAGAAGAACTGTGGTAATAGTTCTCTTGAATAGTCTACATTCATATTTTTGGTTGAGCAAAAtcagtgtattaaaatatttaaatttgttgGATCGTGCTACAGAATCAGATGTCACTTAACCCTGGGCCTTAATGAACCAAACACAAAGAAGATGTTACTATGTATATCACATTAGATAGAAAAAGGAATGAGTTATTTTAATACATCAGAATAATTTGCTTGTTTCTTAGACTTCTTTAGATTATTGATATACCCCCATTGtatgatcttcaaaatgttcatcaaCAGTACCAACGAAATATATAGTTCACTTTTATTGGCATCCTTTTTAAGTTAATGTGTCACCTCTGGTTTTATTTGCAGCGTGCTCTTGCTAAAACTGGAGCTGAATCTATCAGTTTGCTTGAATTATGTCGAAACACGAACAGAAAGCAAGCTGCAGCAAAGTTCTACAGCTTTTTggttcttaaaaaacaacaagcTATTGAGCTGACACAAGAGGAACCATACAGTGACATCATCGCAACACCTGGACCAAGGTTCCATATTATTTGAGGAGGTAGAAGCATTATAGCTAGTGTTTATTTCACTAGTGCATACAAATTGCCCCCATGTGTAGGGCACACAAAACCTTTCAAGAAAATTTAGGTTTTTGTCTGTACAAAAAgtctctgcctttttctctcttcattttttttcctattatgttAAATTTAACAATTTCATCTTTAAAGGAAACTGCTTTATATGGTTACATTTGTGCTGATGGAGGAAACAGTGCCCCAGAAGACTATTTCAAACAGTTCAGATCACACGTGTGCAATATCGGTGCATGTACTAATGTTGAGTACCagtcataatttttatattagttCTCCATCACTACATTGAAAAGGAAAACCTATCTATAAAGAATGCCTGACAGTTTAAGAAGACTGTTTgacaggaacaaaaaaaaaaagccttcccaTCACCAGTAACAACGGCAGTTGTCTTGTCAAACACTGTACGTAGGAATAGTACCTGAAACAGCCAAGGTCATCTTGAGATACATTTTAAAGTCTAATTCCGTAATAAGGTGTATGTGAAACTGTGCTGTGGCTGCTCCCTGTCAGCTATAAGAAGATAAGACTGACTCGGTTTAAAGTGTTCTATTTTGTGAATCATTCCAGTTAAGTCTTTTATGAACTTTGGTATCCTGGAGTTTGTAGTTTTAGGAATGCTCCAGAGTGAGCAGACAAAACTTTTCAGAGTCACACGACCATAGGAAACATTTATAATGTTCCAGGAGCTATAAatcaagagtttttaaaaagatgcgtggatatatctgtttgcatattCAGATCATGAAAATAGAAATTGATTTGCCTACCAAAAGGGCAGATGGATGGGAAATTATACATGTGGTTGACTTAACCTTTTAGCAGACAATGCTGTAAAAACTAATGGCTTCTGtgatatttattataaaagttaGTACTGATCTTTTTCCAGTGCTGCACACTCCGGTGTTtggaacttttattttaatggctTTGCAACTGAAATCCTGTGTCTGGTTTCCTATAATTTAAGTGAAAAACACAtctaaataaagcttttattaaCAGACCAGATAGCACCAGAAATTATGTGACTATTGTGATTATCAAAATATGTTTTAACTTTTTAGGGAAAAATTACACTGAAAGTTCTAGCTTAAGTGTTGGCACTTTTGTGGGAAATCACTTTTTGAAACACAGACTTCAGTGTATACCCAATAATTTAAAACTAtgtgaaatgttttaaatttgtgaaCTCGTAATTACTGTTTTAATGATTGAGTTTCTTGAGAATGGTAATTGTATAAAATTGCTATTGCAGCTTTAATTTCCATATGATGTGCCTGTAAACCATGGAATTTTCCCCCTTTGTAAAAAGACATTGTAGATAATTGAATGTTTGATTATAGAAAGGTCATTAGTTTCTTGTTACACATTTTGTTAGTCTGGTTTTTGTTGCCTATTGGGTTTAATATTGTTCT contains:
- the RAD21 gene encoding double-strand-break repair protein rad21 homolog, translated to MFYAHFVLSKRGPLAKIWLAAHWDKKLTKAHVFECNLESSVESIISPKVKMALRTSGHLLLGVVRIYHRKAKYLLADCNEAFIKIKMAFRPGVVDLPEENREAAYNAITLPEEFHDFDQPLPDLDDIDVAQQFSLNQSRVEEITMREEVGNISILQENDFGDFGVDDREIMREGSAFEDDDMLGSNNASNLLLEPEQSTSNLNEKINHLEYEDQYKDDNFGEGNDGGILDDKLISNNDGGIFDDPPALSETGVMLPEQPAHDDMDEDDNVSMGGPDSPDSVDPVEPMPTMTDQTTLVPNEEEAFALEPIDITVKETKAKRKRKLIVDSVKELDSKTIRAQLSDYSDIVTTLDLAPPTKKLMMWKETGGVEKLFSLPAQPLWNNRLLKLFTRCLTPLVPEDLRKRRKGGEADNLDEFLKEFENPEVPREDQQQQHQQRDVIDEPIMEEPSRLQESMETSRTNVDESAMPPPPPQGVKRKAGQVDPEPVVPPQQVEQMEIPPVELPPEEPPNICQLIPELELLPEKEKEKEKEKEDDEEEEDEDALGGDQDQEERRWNKRTQQMLHGLQRALAKTGAESISLLELCRNTNRKQAAAKFYSFLVLKKQQAIELTQEEPYSDIIATPGPRFHII